A window of Castanea sativa cultivar Marrone di Chiusa Pesio chromosome 1, ASM4071231v1 contains these coding sequences:
- the LOC142639677 gene encoding U-box domain-containing protein 15-like produces the protein MVMDNGEREDGGVGGGVGGELVEKLHVVQEIVGVIESVAQFGDYRRTHKKDCSGIVRRIKLLLPLLEEIRDLETPIPETGIAWLCSLKKVLLCARKLLKMCNEGSKIYLALESEAVMIRFHTVYDKFSQALGDFPSVEIDVSDELKEQIELMCVQLRRARRRTDTQDIELAMDMMVVFSKKDDRNADSAIIERLAKKLDLHTVEDLKIETIAVRNLVRERGGQNADTTQQIIEILNKFKQIAGMELTNVLDDPVMPKILEKCPSLLIPHEFLCPITLEIMTDPVIVASGQTYERESILKWFDSNHRTCPKTRQTLAHLSIAPNFALKNIILQWCEKNNFQLPKKPDSSVQESSSPERKEEISSLVENLYSSLLELQRKAVKKIRMLSKENPENRVLIAKNGAILPLVQLLSYPDSKIQEHAVTALLNLSIDEANKKIIAREGAIPAIIEILQKGSIEARENSAAALFSLSMLDENKITVGSSNGIPPLVALLQNGTIRGKKDAATALFNLSLNEANKARAINAGIIPPLRQLLKDRNLGMVDEALSIFLLLASHPDGRQEIGELSFIENLVEFIQKGTPKNKECATSVLLELGSNNSSFILAALQFGVYEHLIEIAKSGTNRAQRKANAILQLISTSEQIP, from the exons ATGGTGATGGAtaatggagagagagaagatggaGGAGTAGGAGGAGGAGTAGGGGGAGAACTTGTGGAGAAGTTGCATGTGGTTCAAGAAATAGTGGGTGTGATTGAATCCGTGGCTCAATTCGGAGATTACAGGAGGACACATAAGAAAGATTGTAGTGGCATTGTTAGGCGCATCAAGTTGTTGCTACCTCTTTTAGAAGAGATCAGAGACCTCGAAACGCCAATCCCGGAGACGGGTATTGCTTGGTTGTGTAGTTTGAAGAAGGTGCTTCTTTGTGCGAGGAAATTGTTGAAAATGTGTAACGAGGGGAGCAAGATTTATCTG GCATTGGAAAGTGAGGCAGTCATGATAAGATTTCATACAGTTTATGATAAGTTCAGTCAAGCTTTGGGAGATTTCCCTAGCGTTGAAATTGATGTCTCGGATGAATTGAAAGAACAG ATTGAGCTGATGTGCGTGCAACTCAGGAGAGCACGGAGGCGAACAGATACACAGGATATAGAACTAGCAATGGATATGATGGTTGTGTTTTCCAAAAAGGATGACCGGAATGCTGACAGTGCCATAATAGAACGGTTAGCAAAAAAGCTTGATCTACATACCGTTGAGGACCTTAAGATAGAGACAATAGCTGTAAGGAACCTTGTTAGAGAAAGAGGAGGGCAAAATGCAGATACTACCCAGCAAATCATTGAAATTCTTAACAAATTCAAGCAAATTGCAGGCATGGAATTAACCAATGTTCTTGATGATCCTGTCATGCCTAAAATACTTGAGAAATGCCCATCTCTATTGATCCCTCATGAATTTCTTTGTCCAATCACACTCGAGATAATGACAGATCCTGTTATTGTTGCTAGTGGACAG ACATATGAGAGGGAAAGCATACTGAAGTGGTTTGACTCCAACCACCGAACCTGTCCAAAGACCAGGCAAACTTTGGCTCACCTGTCAATAGCACCAAATTTTGCactcaaaaatataattttgcaGTGGTGTGAGAAGAACAATTTTCAGCTTCCTAAGAAGCCTGATTCTTCAGTCCAGGAAAGCTCCTCACCTGAACGCAAAGAGGAAATCTCATCTTTGGTTGAAAATCTATATTCTAGTCTGTTAGAGTTGCAGAGAAAGGCTGTAAAGAAGATCCGTATGCTCTCAAAAGAGAATCCTGAGAACAGAGTTTTGATTGCCAAGAATGGAGCAATCCTGCCATTAGTGCAACTCCTATCCTATCCAGACTCTAAAATTCAAGAGCATGCCGTAACAGCTCTATTGAATTTGTCCATTGATGAGGCTAATAAGAAAATCATAGCTAGAGAAGGAGCCATTCCAGCTATAATAGAAATCTTGCAAAAAGGAAGTATTGAGGCTAGAGAGAACTCGGCAGCAGCTTTATTTAGCTTATCAATGTTGGATGAGAACAAAATAACTGTGGGATCATCAAATGGCATTCCACCATTGGTAGCCCTGTTGCAGAATGGGACAATTAGAGGTAAAAAAGATGCTGCAACTGCACTCTTCAACTTATCTCTCAATGAAGCTAATAAGGCCAGGGCCATTAATGCTGGCATTATACCTCCCTTACGCCAATTACTGAAGGACAGAAACTTAGGCATGGTTGATGAGGCcctttccattttcttactTCTTGCATCACATCCAGATGGACGGCAAGAAATTGGAGAGCTCTCATTCATAGAAAATCTTGTTGAATTCATCCAAAAAGGAACCCCCAAGAACAAGGAGTGCGCAACATCAGTTCTTCTTGAGTTGGGATCAAACAATTCATCTTTCATACTGGCAGCGCTTCAGTTTGGAGTGTATGAGCATTTGATTGAGATTGCAAAGAGTGGAACCAATAGAGCACAAAGGAAAGCAAATGCAATTTTACAGCTCATTAGCACAAGTGAACAAATTCCCTAA